The segment GTCGTTCTAGCCCCTCCCATTGTTGCCGCAATTATTGTTATAGTTCAGGTTTGGCTGGCGATTCTTGGTTCATCTTATTTTGTGTTTTTCCTTTATACATGACAATGTTCTCTATGAATGCAAGCTTGTAAGTTTTCAGCTTTGGTGTTAAAAAATCTGAGCATAAGGTGTTaatcttgtttcttttttcagaAAGGAGGTCCTTACCTTGCCATCTATCTATGGGCATTCATGTTTATCCTGTCTCTAGTGATGATGACTATATACCCAGTTTTGATTGCACCTCTTTTCAACAAGTTCACTCCTGTGAGTATTTCATTCTTGGCCGTCTTGCACTATGTTACTATTATACAACTAAACCTTCCTTTGTATTTGGGTATAGCTTCCAGATGGAGACCTCCGGGAGAAAATTGAGAAACTTGCTTCTTCTCTGAAGTTTCCTCTGACGAAGCTGTTTGTCGTCGATGGATCTACAAGGTCAAGCCATAGCAATGTAAGGACTTAAATGCTGTAGCTCTCTTTCTAGATTACATGAGGATTTGCTCACGGTTCTTGTTACATCTGACAGGCTTACATGTATGGTTTCTTCAAGAACAAAAGGATTGTTCTTTACGACACATTGATTCAGCAGGTACTGTGACTCTCGGTGGATCAAGCAAAAGCTATACTCACATTCAGATTCTGGTTCTGAAACATAACATTAATCTTAATTTCTTATGCGCAGTGCAAGAATGAGGATGAAATTGTGGCGGTTATTGCACACGAGCTTGGACACTGGAAGCTAAATCACACTACATACTCTTTCATTGCAGTTCAGGTGAGCAACGACTGTCTAAAACATATTTACTCATTATCATGTCTTATGTCTCCATGATTTTTTTGTTGCAGATCCTTACCCTCTTACAGTTTGGAGGATACACTCTTGTCAGAAACTCCACTGATCTCTTCAGGAGTTTTGGATTTGATACACAACCAGTTCTCATTGGTTTGATCATATTTCAGGTTTGtttatttttcggtttttgGACACTAAACTCATAGAATCAAATCTTATAGTCTCCTGTCTGATTGTCACAGCACACTGTAATACCACTGCAACACCTAGTAAGCTTTGGCCTCAACCTTGTTAGTCGAGCGTTTGAGTTTCAGGTAGAGTTTTATAATTCTTCAAGATCCAACTAAAGTTTCGTTCTCTCTATCAAGGCCATAACTAAATATAAGTGAACGTTCTTTTTGCAGGCTGATGCTTTTGCGGTGAAGCTTGGTTATGCTAAAGATCTACGCCCTGCTCTAGTGAAGCTACAGGTCAGAGAAGACCACAACAATGACATAACACAAGACTATTTTCCTCAATTTATGTCATGCTttaatggttttatattttgttgGGATTTTTGCAGGAAGAGAACTTATCAGCGATGAACACTGATCCATTGTACTCAGCTTATCACTACTCACATCCTCCTCTTGTTGAGAGACTTCGAGCCATTGATGGACAGGACAAGAAGACAGATTAAGCCCTTATAAGATTATCGGTTGTACGAATTGTTGACAGTTTTACGATCAGTATTTTTTGAGCATTGGATTACTGAGCAAGAGATAATTAATCTTAAAATTTTGCAAAGTGATTTAAGATTTATTACACTTATTTGCTGATAGAAAATCTACATAATGGAATCATCGAGCAGGACATTGAGTAGAAAacgaaaaatcaaatttaatatattttacttttactttgctttaaaaagtaaaactatggttttatcGTTAAAGATCAAACATTTTCTGGTTAGTTTAAAGAAGGTAAGAAAAGAAAGGAGCATTTGACTCATGTAATgagataattatattttaaaaaaaaattcttatgaAAAATGATACATTGCTTGCTATGATGGTGCAATAACGGGTTTCTCTTTTCACCCCAACcttatctttttctttattcCATCATAATTTTATTACCTTTTAAAAGCAACCCT is part of the Brassica rapa cultivar Chiifu-401-42 chromosome A09, CAAS_Brap_v3.01, whole genome shotgun sequence genome and harbors:
- the LOC103836892 gene encoding CAAX prenyl protease 1 homolog, giving the protein MAIPYMETVVGFMIVMYIFETYLDMRQHSALKLPSLPKTLVGVISQEKFEKSRAYSLDKSHFHFVHEFVTILMDSAMLFFGILPWFWKLSGGFLPMVGLDPENEILHTLSFLAGVMIWSQITDLPFSLYSTFVIETRHGFNKQTIWMFIRDMFKGILLSVVLAPPIVAAIIVIVQKGGPYLAIYLWAFMFILSLVMMTIYPVLIAPLFNKFTPLPDGDLREKIEKLASSLKFPLTKLFVVDGSTRSSHSNAYMYGFFKNKRIVLYDTLIQQCKNEDEIVAVIAHELGHWKLNHTTYSFIAVQILTLLQFGGYTLVRNSTDLFRSFGFDTQPVLIGLIIFQHTVIPLQHLVSFGLNLVSRAFEFQADAFAVKLGYAKDLRPALVKLQEENLSAMNTDPLYSAYHYSHPPLVERLRAIDGQDKKTD